GTATGTATATGTAGTTTTGCAGCCAAAGAACATGTGAGCCTATTGCAAAAATGGATCTGGCCGTACCAACTTGAGAAAGAAACTGGTGCATGTACAACACAAATTTGACAAATATGTGGCTTGCTGAGTTCAGTTAGCTATTTTAAATATTATTTTCGTGCTCGGATTCAGTTTTGTAGATTGAGTTAGATTTATAGTATGCAACATGTAAGTTTTTCCTACAGGTATTCTCCCCTTAATTTTGGAGCAATCCTCTCCATTCCATGTTGTCATTTTGAACAAATTTTTATCCATCTTGCACAAATAATTTCCTTTTCACATTGTTTTGCTTACAACTCACTATTAAGCTTTTTTTCGAGAACCCGCAGGAGATCTGCGCGTCATTATATTAAGCATCAGAAGCGGACCAAAGAAATGTCCAAGTACAACCAGGCGAGAAGACAACAGGTTATGCACCCCTCTCGCCTGAAAACCACCGGAAAAGAAGAGAAAAACTAATCTATCCCTCCCAAGGATCCACCTCTACAAGCCAACCACGAGGTCCATTCATCCAGAATCTTATCGGCCGTGCCTACGACCTGCAGGCTATTGCCTTGGAAGACACGGTCGTTGCGCTCTAACCATAACGCACGGAGGACAAGCATGACCAAGGAATTGAGTTGCTTGCGCTGTGGTTTGGCTACACGGGTAGATGCCAGCAGCCACCAGTCGTTGATGCCAACATTGGGCGCGGGGACGATGTTCGGCAGGCCAAGGCGAGCCACGACACGCACCCAAACCTCCTGCGCATAGGAGCAGTGCAAGGAGAGGTGGTCAAGCGTCTCCGGCTCGATCCTGCAAAGCGGGCAGAGGAGATGTGTAGGAAGGCCTCGCCGAGTCCTACGATCCGCCGTCCAGCAGCGTCGTCACAGGGCAAGCCAGGCATGGAAGCGATGCTTAAGGGGGACGAAGGAGTCCCAGATAAGCGGGGCCGCCGCCAACCCAATGGTGCCCTGGAAAAGCATGCCATAAGCGGAGCGAGAGGAGAAAACACCATCTTGAGTCCACTTCCACCTGAAGACGTCCGCCTCGTCGGCCGCAAGGCTAGGGCGGGCGACAGTGGCGTGGACCGCCGACCAAAGACGTAGGTATTCCACCGTTGCATCAACGGAAAGCTCCCCGGAGATGTCCAGAGCCCAGCTATTGTGGCGGAGCCCCGCCGCGACGGTTCGCCGCTTACGCGCCGCGGGGgataccagcctgaacaaggccggGGCGATTGCCGCAGCATTGAGTCCCCCAATCCAGGGGTCCTCCCAGAACAGCACAGCGTCGCCATTGCCAAGCTCGACCCGAACGGACGTGTTGAAAAGAGCCTTAGCGTCAGGTCCAATATTAACCTCCAAACCGCTCCAGGGCTTAGAAGGGTCCACCCTGGCTAGCCAAGCCCATCTTGTGCGCAGCGCCACATTCATCCACCTAAGGTTCGTGAGGCCTAAACCTCCCAAGGCTTTGGGCTGCAGACAAGGTGCCATGCCACAGTACACGAGCCACCGTTCGCATCCGCGCTACCGACCCATAGGAAGCTACGCCGCAGCTTGTCGACTGCTTTGTAGAACCAAGGATCAAGGTCGAGCGCGAGCAGCTGGTAGACCACGGAGGCCGACATCACAGCCTGCACGTAGACGAGGCGTCCTTCCTTGGAAAGGAGACGAGCTTTCCAGTGCGGAAGCTTGGCCGCCAGCTTGTCGATAGCAGCTTGGAGATCCGCCTTGGAAGGTTTGCCGAGGGAGAGAGGCAGACCCAAGTACTTGCAAGGGAGGTGCTCGATCGGGCAAGGGAGGTTTGCGGCCACGGCACCCAATTCCGCGGGCGCGCACTGGATTGGGGCGGCTGAGCTTTTGCGGTAGTTCACCAGCAGCCCCGACGCGGCGCCAAAGCAGTCAAGGATTCTCCAAACCGCCGCAAGCTCGGCAGGGTCCGATCTGGCGAAGATCACGACGTCGTCCGCGTATAAGGAGACTCGATGTCGGAGCCCAAGGTCGCCAAGGTTGGAGAGGAAACCAGCATGCTCCGTGGGTTTGAGCAAAGCCGACAACACATCCATAGCAATGACAAAGAGCAACGGCGAGATGGGGTCGCCTTGCCGCAGGCCACGGCCATGGAAGAAAGGGTCACCAGCATAGCCGTTGACGAGAACACGCGTGGACGCTGTTCGGAGAATGAGAGCTATCCACTTGATCCAACGAGGTCCAAAACTGCGCTGCCTGAGCACACTCAAGAGGAACGGCCGGGAAAGACTGTCAAAAGCCTTCGCCATGTCAACCTTGAGGAGGAAAGAGGAGATCTTCTTCCTGTGGAGAAGCCTCGCAGATTCCTTGACCAGCAAGAAGTTGTCCTGGATGCACCGATTCCGAATAAAC
This region of Lolium perenne isolate Kyuss_39 chromosome 2, Kyuss_2.0, whole genome shotgun sequence genomic DNA includes:
- the LOC139835871 gene encoding uncharacterized protein — its product is MNVALRTRWAWLARVDPSKPWSGLEVNIGPDAKALFNTSVRVELGNGDAVLFWEDPWIGGLNAAAIAPALFRLVSPAARKRRTVAAGLRHNSWALDISGELSVDATVEYLRLWSAVHATVARPSLAADEADVFRWKWTQDGVFSSRSAYGMLFQGTIGLAAAPLIWDSFVPLKHRFHAWLAL